The Pyrus communis chromosome 9, drPyrComm1.1, whole genome shotgun sequence genome has a segment encoding these proteins:
- the LOC137744499 gene encoding uncharacterized protein translates to MHKTASLPNCALKQLKDSILAGTHPHADFLRKKGGLTLRSDGDRVPLGESNPRLNESCSNAQNMGIKGSADPLNIEHESKQLEEDPDNANLLPSKRNRIASDARIMADENRSSVNVSDDWNIISKKMKCDASYVLQSTEQNQIRLHGKELLGDLSERERCDCAENQMGTMDGSTALEKGCDDCTSSNGYGQSNGDAVHKSQSENHLNATSMPQDKSLDEAHQYSCADQTKHDSCLHPEPRASSVAPPDGIQHKVSAKVFNFNSEHNFHSADGPQEKSISENGNGLVVKNLADENHKSVIGSDDCRVIAKKVKWDPSYFLLCIEKKQIPLHGRELLEDSSERDAPLPERERCDLAESQKGTMAKGKVIEDGHHDLTTSKRCGQSTGHAVNKSQSENPCNTGSLPRDTFQDEAPIYTHIDEVKDDGELHPEQRESCVAAPDETLHKVSAEVFNRNSELGILVKVALPASTDEPQQKSIADEGKDDEHFPEPRASNIVSLDETQHDSSSENDSHIKVAHPASTDESPEKSIADEARELLDWLCHYESEISTDSVEFHDEED, encoded by the exons ATGCACAAAACAGCTTCTTTGCCTAATTGTGCATTGAAACAG CTGAAAGATTCAATCCTTGCTGGTACACATCCACATGCGGATTTCTTGAGAAAAAAGGGCGGTTTAACACTTAGAAGTGATGGTGATAGAGTTCCTTTGGGAGAGAGTAATCCTAGGCTCAATGAGAGTTGCTCTAATGCTCAAAACATGGGAATCAAAGGAAGCGCAGATCCTCTGAATATTGAGCATGAGAGTAAACAATTGGAAGAAGACCCAGATAATGCAAATCTGTTGCCTTCCAAAAGGAATAGGATTGCCTCAGATGCTCGAATTATGGCAGATGAAAATCGTAGTAGTGTAAATGTTTCTGATGATTGGAATATCATATCAAAGAAGATGAAGTGTGATGCCTCTTATGTTTTACAGTCTACAGAGCAGAACCAAATTCGTTTACATGGAAAAGAACTATTGGGAGATTTATCTGAGAGGGAAAGGTGTGACTGTGCAGAAAATCAGATGGGAACGATGGATGGAAGCACGGCCTTAGAGAAAGGTTGTGATGATTGTACTTCCTCAAATGGATATGGACAGAGCAATGGCGATGCAGTCCATAAGAGTCAGTCGGAAAATCATCTTAATGCCACTTCAATGCCTCAAGATAAATCTTTGGATGAAGCCCATCAATATTCATGTGCTGATCAAACCAAACATGATAGCTGTCTTCATCCGGAGCCAAGAGCATCAAGTGTTGCTCCTCCAGATGGAATCCAACACAAGGTTTCTGCTAAAGTATTCAATTTTAACAGTGAGCACAATTTTCATTCTGCAGATGGACCCCAAGAGAAGagcatttctgaaaatggcaaTGGCTTGGTTGTGAAGAATCTGGCAGATGAAAACCATAAAAGTGTAATTGGTTCTGATGATTGCCGTGTAATTGCCAAGAAGGTGAAGTGGGATCCCTCATATTTTTTACTGTGTATAGAGAAGAAGCAAATTCCTCTACATGGAAGAGAACTGTTGGAAGATTCATCGGAAAGAGATGCTCCACTTCCGGAGAGAGAAAGGTGTGACTTGGCAGAAAGTCAGAAGGGAACGATGGCCAAAGGCAAGGTCATAGAGGATGGTCATCATGATCTTACTACCTCAAAGAGGTGTGGACAAAGCACTGGCCATGCAGTCAATAAAAGTCAGTCAGAAAATCCCTGTAATACTGGTTCATTGCCTCGAGACACATTTCAGGATGAAGCccctatatatacacatattgaTGAAGTGAAAGATGATGGGGAGCTTCATCCTGAACAAAGAGAATCTTGTGTTGCTGCTCCAGATGAAACCCTGCATAAGGTTTCTGCTGAAGTATTCAACCGTAATAGTGAGCTGGGTATTCTTGTTAAAGTAGCACTTCCTGCATCCACAGATGAACCCCAACAGAAAAGCATTGCTGATGAAGGTAAAGACGATGAACATTTTCCTGAACCAAGAGCATCAAATATTGTTTCTCTAGATGAAACCCAGCATGATTCTAGCAGTGAGAATGATTCTCATATTAAAGTAGCACATCCTGCATCTACAGATGAGTCCCCAGAGAAGAGTATTGCTGATGAAGCGAGAGAGCTCTTGGATTGGCTATGTCATTATGAGTCAGAGATCTCGACTGATAGTGTTGAATTTCATGACGAAGAAGATTGA
- the LOC137745159 gene encoding dehydration-responsive element-binding protein 2F, with protein MDNSRKSPLKPWKKGPTRGKGGPQNASCEYRGVRQRTWGKWVAEIREPKKRTRLWLGSFATAEEAAMAYDDAARRLYGPEAFLNLPHLQPSSNPSLKSQKFKWFPSHNFISMFPSCGLLNINAQPSVHVIHQRLQELKQNGVLGHTTPSSSSSSCDSKPEAHILSDKTEMRNVAEKEKDVEISSEKAAEDHQEKPQMDLNEFLQQLGVLTKETQSEATETTESFTAPESSIGEVHDEFGPLAGNNINWDALIEMHGISNQGADAGAFQVYDMNEELSFPTSIWNF; from the coding sequence ATGGATAACAGCAGAAAATCTCCGTTGAAGCCATGGAAGAAAGGCCCCACGAGAGGCAAAGGCGGCCCTCAGAACGCCTCGTGTGAGTACCGAGGCGTTCGGCAAAGAACTTGGGGCAAATGGGTGGCTGAAATCAGAGAGCCTAAGAAGAGAACCAGGCTGTGGCTGGGCTCTTTTGCTACGGCTGAGGAAGCTGCCATGGCCTATGACGATGCTGCCAGGAGACTCTACGGCCCCGAAGCTTTTCTTAACCTTCCTCACCTTCAACCCAGCTCCAATCCTTCACTCAAATCTCAAAAATTCAAGTGGTTCCCTTCCCACAACTTCATTTCCATGTTTCCTTCGTGCGGTTTGCTCAACATCAATGCGCAGCCGAGCGTTCATGTTATTCATCAGAGGCTCCAAGAACTTAAGCAAAATGGGGTTCTTGGTCACACCACCCCTTCCTCTAGTTCTTCCTCCTGTGATTCAAAACCTGAGGCTCACATCCTGAGTGACAAAACCGAGATGCGAAACGTTGCAGAGAAGGAAAAAGATGTCGAAATTTCATCTGAAAAAGCGGCGGAAGACCACCAGGAGAAGCCACAGATGGATCTCAATGAGTTTCTTCAGCAACTGGGAGTACTGACAAAGGAGACACAATCAGAGGCAACCGAGACAACGGAAAGTTTTACTGCTCCGGAATCTTCAATCGGAGAAGTTCATGATGAATTCGGACCCTTGGCTGGCAATAACATCAATTGGGATGCATTGATTGAGATGCACGGGATTTCAAACCAAGGAGCAGATGCTGGTGCCTTTCAAGTTTATGATATGAATGAAGAGCTTTCCTTCCCCACTTCCATTTGGAACTTCTAA